The sequence GGACCGCCGAGTCCACCCGCCCGACGCCCATGAGCGCATCGCCGCGCATGGCCAGCCCCCGCGCGGAATCCGGTCGGATCATCAGGATGCGGTCCGAGGCGGTCAGGGCGGCCGTGTAGTTGCGGGCCTGCAAAAGATTGGCGCAGTGTTCCATCTGGCGGCGCAGCTCCATGGGCGGCGAGATGGCCGCGGCGAGTTCCTCGATGACCTTGTTGGCCGAGGCGGGTTTGACCAGCACGCGGGACACGCCCAGTTCGAAGAAATAGGCCACGGTCTCCTGGGTGGCTTCCCAGGTGAGCACGATCATGCGCGCCTCCGGGCATTCGCGCGACAGCCGGATGATGAAATCCGTAGACGGCCGGCTTTCGATCATGCGTTCGATGAAGACCACGAAGGGGATGTCCTGCTCGCGCAGTTCCACGCACTTGTCCACGGCAGCATCCAGGGAGGTGAACGGCAGCAACGCGTCGCCGCGCAGGCCGATGACCCGCGAGACCATGTTGCGCAGGGCGCGGGTAAACCCGTAATCGTCTGAAACGTAGACGATGACGCCTCCGTTCTTTTCGATAAAATGGCGGACTATGCTGTCGGCGGATTCGGGCGGCATGCGCATCCCCTTTGGCTCCCGGTGGCGAAGCGGCGATCCGCTCCATATATCCAACAGTACGTGATGGGGGGGAAACGGGTCAACCCGGCGCAAAAAAGGGACCGAACGGATATACCGCCGGTCCCTGTCTCGGGGAAAGCTCCCAAAAGGTGTCAGTTCACGTTGTCCTTGAGCGCGGCGAGCTTGCGGGCGGCCAATTGGTTGCCCGGGTTCAGGGCCAGCGCGTTCTCGAAACAGGGAATGGCGTGTTCATACTCTCTCAAATCGGCGAACAACCCGCCGAGATTCATGGAGACCGTTTCACTAGCCTTATAGAAATCGGGGTTGTGTTCCAAGGCCTTCAAAAAGCATTGTCCCGCCCGGCGTTTGTCCCCGCCATCGTAGTAGGCCATGCCCATGTTGTAGTACAGCCCCTCGTCCTCCGGGGAAATACGCAGGGCGGCCGCGTAATTGTCGATGGCCTCGCGCCATTTGCCCTGGCCGCGCAGGGCGATGCCGAGCTTGTTGAACAGAGAGATATCGTCCTTGTCCAGATGGCTGCCCTTGGCTTCCAGAATCTTGGTCAGGTACTTTTCGGACATGCCAGGGTCCGCGGCCACGGCCTCGGAAATGGATTCCGCCACCGCGCTGATCATGCCCATGGCTTCGCGTGTCACGGTCTCAATGGCCTGATCGAAGTAGGCCTCGGCCTTTTCCATCTCCATGCGCTTGGCGTGGACCTTGCCGATTTCGGTCTTGCGCTGGGCGTTGAGCGGGCTGAGACGATCGAGCTTCTTCATGTATCTGAGCATCTCGTTCTCATCCACGCCGCGATACGCCTCGACCAGCTTCTTGATGGGTTCCAGGTAGATCTTGGAACTCTCATGGGCCCGGTGGTAGCTCTCCAACGCCTTGTCCAGTTCGTTCTGGGCCAAGTGAACGTCACCCTTGAGCATCAGCCCGGCAGGACTCTCCGGCTTGAGGGACAGAACCTTCTGGGCGATTTTCATGGCTTCCATCAATTTGCCGGCTGCCAGGCTCCGCTTGCCCAGATGCATGTACTCGCTGAGCTTGCCCTGGGGTTTGACGGTAAAGGCCAGCTTCTCGATGATGTTGTTCATGGATGCGGGCTTGGAGATGACATTGGCCACGCCGATCTCATAAAAGAAGGCGATGTTCTCGCGCTTGGTCTCGCCCACCAGAACGATGATCTTCAGTTCGGGCAGCAGCCGCTTGAGGGTCAGGATCGTGTCCGTGCTGGTATTGCCGCCGATCATGCGCTCGATGAAGACGATGAACTCCTGCCCGGCCTTGTTCATGGCCTGGACCCTCTTCAACCCGGAGTGCACGGTCTCGGCCGCTGCCAGACAGTCCCGTTTGGTCCCGATGACCTTGAAAATGGTGGAGGAAAGCATCCGCTTGAAGAGCGGATCCTCACTGATCAATATGATGGAACCATTCGCCTTTTCGAAATAATCGTAAACGATGGAATCGTATTTACCGGCCATATTCTCCCCTGGTCGCGCCGGGCGACAATGATCTGTACGCATCCGGTTACCGCCGATGCGCAAGAGGGAACATGGCACGACCCAATATAAATTGGAATGATTATTCCCGGGGGGCGCCGGAGGGGTCAGAGCTCGCGCACGTCACCCGGTTCGGGCACGAAGGCGTTGACCTCGGGGCGGGTGTCCACGGCCATGCGGATCATGTCCATCATGGTGTGGCGGATGGTCCGCTTCATGTGCACCAGGGCGCACGCCTTGGCGCCGGATTTGCGGGCCATGTCCAGCGAGGTGCCCACGTCGCCGTGGCCCGTGGTGATCTCGTCCAGGGTGAACGCCTCGTGGACCACGAGGTCGCAGTCCTCGGCCAGATCCACGGTAGCGTCCGTGGGCTTGCCGTCGCCCGAGTAGTACAGGGATTTCCCCCCGGCATCCAACCGGATGGCCAGGCAGGGCATGGAGTGGTCGTTGAGCGCGAAACGGAAACGGAAGCCGCTGTGCTTGAAGTCCTCGCCCGGCACGCACTCGATGAAGAATATCTCGAACCCGGCCTTGGCCATGGCGTTGGAGTAGGCCAGCTCCATGAGGCGTTGGACCCGTGACTCGATGCCGCTCGGCCCGAGGATGGTCAGCCGCTTGGTGCGCCCCTCCTGCATGGAGCGGACGATCAGGGCCGGAAGGCCGAAATAGTGATCCGCATGAAAGTGTGAAACGAATAC is a genomic window of uncultured Pseudodesulfovibrio sp. containing:
- a CDS encoding tetratricopeptide repeat protein, whose translation is MAGKYDSIVYDYFEKANGSIILISEDPLFKRMLSSTIFKVIGTKRDCLAAAETVHSGLKRVQAMNKAGQEFIVFIERMIGGNTSTDTILTLKRLLPELKIIVLVGETKRENIAFFYEIGVANVISKPASMNNIIEKLAFTVKPQGKLSEYMHLGKRSLAAGKLMEAMKIAQKVLSLKPESPAGLMLKGDVHLAQNELDKALESYHRAHESSKIYLEPIKKLVEAYRGVDENEMLRYMKKLDRLSPLNAQRKTEIGKVHAKRMEMEKAEAYFDQAIETVTREAMGMISAVAESISEAVAADPGMSEKYLTKILEAKGSHLDKDDISLFNKLGIALRGQGKWREAIDNYAAALRISPEDEGLYYNMGMAYYDGGDKRRAGQCFLKALEHNPDFYKASETVSMNLGGLFADLREYEHAIPCFENALALNPGNQLAARKLAALKDNVN
- a CDS encoding ribonuclease Z, producing the protein MRVTFVGVGEAFDERLPNTSLLVESDGSSILLDCGFNVSCRLWDYAENPIELDAVFVSHFHADHYFGLPALIVRSMQEGRTKRLTILGPSGIESRVQRLMELAYSNAMAKAGFEIFFIECVPGEDFKHSGFRFRFALNDHSMPCLAIRLDAGGKSLYYSGDGKPTDATVDLAEDCDLVVHEAFTLDEITTGHGDVGTSLDMARKSGAKACALVHMKRTIRHTMMDMIRMAVDTRPEVNAFVPEPGDVREL